In the Mycolicibacterium crocinum genome, TTCGGCGAACGCGGTCGCGGTTTCGGTGGCCGGCATCGCGAGCACGTTCTTGCCGCGGCCGGTGACCGCGGCGCTGATCGCGGCCAGGGGGGCGTGCTTGTCGGCGTCAGCGCCGACGGTGAGCACGTGCACGGATTGCATGCTGGCGGTGATCGTCTCCACCACCGCACGGGCCGGTTCGTCCAACTCCTGCCAGGTGCGGTCGCCGGCCGGGGGCGGGTACACCGTGGCCGGGGACCGGGCACCAGCTGCCTCCACGAAATCCACCTCAGCACGCAACACCATCAGATCCTCCTTACTGGTCGCAGGTGATTGGGGCCGCTCCGCGACGGCGACAGCTGCCCGTAACTCTCTGTCCCGCACCGCCTCTCGAAGCTCACGCGCTGAGCGGAACCCGGCTTGCTCGACCACATACGGCGTCGGGTTGTGCAGCAAAGACCAGCCCGGCTCGCGGCCACGCGCAGCCATACGTTCCTGCGCTGCGTGGGCTTTCGCCTTGGCCTCTGGGCTTTCAGCGGCCAGCCGCAGTTCCAGGGTCAGCGTGGCCAGCTCGGCTTGGCGATCGGTCAGTTCGGCGGTGTGCTCGAACGGGGCTGGTGGATTGGCCAGCAGGTCGGCCAGCTCGGCGCGGTCTTGGTCCAGCTCGCTGATCATCGTGGCCTGCAGCCGTGGCAGGTCCAGATACAGGTTTTCCACCCTGGTCAGCAGGCCGCGCGATTTTGCACCCGAGGCTTCGGCGGCGGTGGCCATGAGATCGTCCTTCTTGACCTCGGTGATCCGCGAGGGCGTCGCCAGCCGCAACAGCAGCGAGTCGTGAGTCAGGTCGCGCGCTGCCAGCAGCTCCACCCCGTCGACGGTCGCCCCGAGCGGGGTGTACCGCGAGGCGCCGCTGTCCCGTCCGGCCAGAAACGCCTGTCGGCAGGCGGCGGCCAATCGTTCGGCCGTGACCGCATTCTCCGAGGTTGTGTGACCGCCCACCGAGACCGCCGGCGCTGACTTGGCGGCCGCCAGGGCGGCGGCGCGCTCGGCGAACGGCCGCAATTCGGCGAGTTCGCGTTCCTTGTGCGGGATGGTGCGCTCATGGGTCTCGACCAGCCAGTCGCGGCGGCGGATGGCTTCGTAGTGGGCGCGTTCGAGGGCTTGGAGTCGGCGGACGTGCTCGTCGAGCTCGACCTGGCGCAGGTAGCGAGGGTCACCGGTGGCCAGCGCCTTCGTCTCGGCCGCCGCGGCGCCGATGTCACCACCGGAGAGGTCCTCGATCTCGGTGTCGGAGACTTCGTTGCGGCGTACCTGCTCGATGAACAGTGACTTGGCCTGCACTTTCTGCCACATCACGGTGTCGTAGGTGCCCTCGGTGACATAGGTGCGGATCTCAACACCGTCGAGGTTCTGGTTGCCCTGTCGCAGCACGCGGCCCTCGCGCTGTTCGAGATCTGCTGGGCGCCAGGGAACGTCGACGTGATCGAGGGCAGCTAGGCGAGGCTGGATGTTCCAGCCGGTCCCCATCTTTTCGGTGCTGCCGATCAGCACCGCCACCTCACCGTTGATGCACTGCTCGCGCAGCAGGCCCACTTCGTGGGCCTTGCGCGCCTCGTGGACGAACCGGATCCTGTCCGCCGGCATCCCACGGGCCACCAGCTCGTCTTTGATGGCCGCGTAGATGGTGAAGTGCTCGGGGTCCTTCGACGGGGTACCGCGATCGCAGAACGCCACCTGCAGGCAGCCCCGCGTCGGCATCGGTTCACCGGTGCGTGGGTGCCGGTACTCGCGGTCCAGGTTGGCGCGGTAGGTGCGCATCATCTCCTCGGCCACGGCAGCCGCCCGACTGGCCGTGGGGGCGTCCAGATGCGCCAGCCGTGGGTCCAGGGACGCGTTGCGGCCGTCGTTGGCGATCTTGAGGATGTTGTCGCGCTGCGGGGCCTTGGCGTCAAGATGGTCGGCGCGGTAACCAAGATCAGCAATGAAGTCGATCACCTCGATGTCGGGTTGCAGCACCACGGCCCGCCGTTGCCCACCGATGAGCGGGGGCAGCTCCACGGGAACTTGGTCGCGGGTGACGACATCGGAGTAGACCGACGACAACGCCAGCAGCTCAGGAAGATTGGTGAACTTGCCCACCCGTGTCACCGGGCGCAGCTTGGTGCCGGTGGAGTTGACCTCCACCGTGGTGTGGGTGGCGGTGAAAGCTGCCCCCCAGTCGCCCAGGTCGGCTACTCCCGCAGCCTCCAGCAAATCGGGCCGGAGGTAGGTTTGCATGACCCACAGCTCACCGAGGGAGTTCGCGATCGGTGTTCCGGTGGCGAAGGTCGCCACCCGCTCGACGACGCGGTGGGCGGGCATGCCGGCGGCCTTGGCTTCCTCCCGGCGGCGATCACGCAGCACGCGCAGCTTGAGTGCGAGGTCCTCGGCACGCTCGGCGGAGTTGGTGCAATTCAGTTCGGTGATGTTGCAGACCCGCTGCAAGTTTTTGTAGTAGTGGGCCTCGTCTACGAAAAGGTAATCGCAGCCGCTGTTTTCGAAGCTGAGGCCGGTGTCCTTAGCGTCTTGGGCGGTCAGTCGTTCCAGGCGTTCCTTGGTCGCTTTCAGAGCACGCTCAATCGCCTTCTTGGAACGGTCGCTGGCCGCGTCTTCCAGCTGAGTACGCAATGTGTCGAGCTGATCATCGATGTAGTCGGCGCGCAGCCGATCCGACACCCCAATCGCGGTGAATGCCGATTCGGGGATGATCACCATGTCCCAGTCGCTGGCCGCGGACTGCGCGATCAACCGGCGCCGGCCCTCGGCGGTGGTGGCCGCTGAACCGAGTAGCACGTTGGCCGCCGGATACCACTGTTTGGCCTCCCGGCCCACCTGGTCGATGATCGAGTTCGGCACCACGATCCATGGCTGGCGCACCAGTCCCAGGCGCTTGAGCTCCATCGCTCCCATGAACATGGTGCCCGACTTGCCCGCTCCCACAACATGATCCAACAAGACGGTGGGCTCGGAAATGATTCGGGCGACGGCGTTGCGTTGATAGAAGTGCGGAACGAAGTTGTCCGAGAGGCCGGGCAGCGACAGGCGCGATCCGTCGTAACGCGGAGCGCGCAGTGAGTTGAATCGCCGATTGTATTCGGCCACAAGGGGTTCGCGGCGCGCCTCGGTGGCGAACACCCAGCGGCTGAACTCTTCGCTGATCTTGGTGGCCTTGGCCTGCGCGGCGAAGGTGGCCTCCACATCGAGCACACCCGTGTCGTCGTTGATGACGACACTGCGTGAGTTGCACAGCGCGTCAAGCAGACTCACCGCATCGGCGCCCTTGCGGGGTAGACCCCATGTTTCGGTCATCAGTCGGCCGAAGCGCTTGTGGGCAGGGACGTCGACCACCCAGCGGCCGCCGATGTGCTCGGCGGTCACCGAGGCCAACCCGAAGGTCTCTTGGGCGAACTGGGCCACGATCTCGGCGGGAATCCACGGTGCGCCCGGGCGCACCCGGATCTCTTCGGCGGTCCGATCCGGGGGCATCACCTCGCGCAGCGCCGCCACGTAGTCGCGATAGATCGGGTTGGCCTGCGCTGCGGTGATCGCGGCGGCCAACTTCTGGCGCACGTTGCCCGACAGGGCGGTGGTGGCCGGCACGAGCTCGTCGGGGTCGTCGAGGTCGGGATAGACCAGCCCGGCCAGCAGGTCGCGTGCCGTGGCGGTGTCGACGTCGAGCAGGCCGGCGATCATGTCCAGGTCGACGCGGCGGGCCCGGTCCAGGCTCATCGCCAAGGCCTCTTCCGGGCCGGAGGCTCTGAGCAGCTCGGCGCGTTTCGACACCAGATCGGTGGAGAAGATTTCGGCTTTGCGGGCCTGGCCAGTGGTCTCGTCGAAGATTTCTAGCGACGACACGACCGCCCAGCCGGGGTCGTGGCGCATGCCGCCGTCGAGGTGGCGGCGCTTCTTGTACGGGGCGGGCGCGGTCCAGGCGTCGGTGTCCCATTTGTCGAGCAGCTCGGCCGGGACTGGGCCGCGGTAGGGCTTTCCCGGTTCGCCTTCCTTGGCGCGCCACTTCGCCTCGGCCGCGGCCACCTTGGCGTCGTGTCGCTCTTGGGTGACCTCCTTGGGGCGGACCCAGGTGAATCGGTTGATCGGGCCGTGGCGGCGCACATAGCTGTCGTAGAGGTGGTTCAGGTGCCCGCGTAGCTGGTCGCGTTCGGCGGCGGGCCGGCCGTCGCGCTGGGACACGATGAGGCTGTTGGCGGCGTCGCGCAGGGCGATCAGCTCGCGGGTCTCGGCCACCAGGGTCTTGGGGGTGTCGTGGACGTCCCAGCTGTGCCCTGACCAGTATTCGATGCGGCGGTTCTCGGCGTTGTAGCGCAGCGTGTACAGGGCGGTGTGCTCGCCCTGGTCGGCGGGCGTGATCAACCCCGGGTCGAAGTGTTGGGTCGAGACCACGGTGAGGTCGGCGGCCGTGGCGGTCAGCCCGGCGCCGCGCAGCACCGCGGCGTCGATGACCTCGGTGAGCCGGTCGGAGAGCTGGGCGGCCAGCTCCGCGCCGGTGGCGCCCTGCACCGCCAGGTTGGGGCTGCCGTGCAAGCCGTGCCCGACGGTCATCGTCCCCAGGACGTGGTGCGGGTTTTCGTGGAAGTAGGCGTTGATGGCGATCGGCGCGGCGGTGTCGCGTTCCAGGCCGTCGAGGGCGATGCGCGCGGTGTCCAGCCACAGCGGGCCGTCGGTGCGCAGGTCGATCGGTTCGGTGCGCCGGCGCAACACGAGAAGGTCGGTCACCACTTCGGTGCCGGCGACCCGGCTGAATGCCTGTGACGGCAGTCTTAGTGCACCGATCAGCTCGCCGCGCTCGGCGATGTCGCGCCGCGCGGTATCTGAGGTCGCATCCAGGGTGTAGCGGCTGGTCAATACCGCCACGTAGCCGCCGGGTGCGGTGAGCGCGAGGGCCTTGTTGATGAAGTGGTTGTGGATGCTGTGCCGGGCGGCGTTGTGTGCGGGGTCGTGCACGACGAACCGGCCGAATGGCACATTGCCCACGGTGGCCGCGAAACTGTTCTCCGGGACGCGGGTGGTCTCGAAGCCCTCGTGGCGGATCTGCGCCGACGGGTAGAGCGCGGCGGCGATCGCCGCGGTGATCGGATCGTTCTCGACGCCGACCAGCACCGCATCGGTGGGGGCGTGGCCGATGAAATGGCCGCTGCCGCAACCTGGTTCCAGGACGCGGCCACCGCTGAATCCGGCGCGGCGCAGCGCCTCCCAGACTGTCGCGACGACGGCCGGGTCGGTGTAGTGGGCGTTGAGGATGGAGGCCTCGGCCTGGCGGTACTGCTCGCGGGTCAGCAGCTCGCGCAGCCGCTCCCGCTCGGCGGTGTAGGCGTCGTTGCGGGGGTCGAAGACCTCGGGCACCGCGCCCCAGCCCGACCATGCCGCCAAGACGCGCTGCTCGCTCGGCGTGGCCGGACGCTCGGCGGCCTGCAGGCGGTGCACGAGCTCGATCGCGGCGATGTTGGCCCGGGCCCGCGCCTTGGAACCAGAGGGCACCAGGACCTCGGTGCTGGCCGGGAAATCGGCAGCGCTGCCCAGGTCGGTCGCCGGTGTCGGCTCCTCCACGCGGGCCGGCGCGGGCGCCGCAGCCGGGGTCGGTGGGGGCAGCTCGGTGCCGCCGGGGTCGATGACGCGGGGGTCGGTCGGTTTTTCGGGCTCATCGAACAGCGAGCCCTGAGCTGCTAGCGGGCGGGCAGCCCGTCGTCGCGCAGGTCCTGGTACACCATCTCGGCCAGCTCGACCGCCAGCGGGTCGCTGGCCTGGCGGGGCAGCGCCAGTTGGTCCTCGGCCCGTGCCGCCAGCAGATAGCCCGCCTTGATCCGGAACAGCGCCGAGAACTCCGGGGCCGGCCACAGCGCGGCCACCAGGTCCTCGATCGCTTCGTCCGGTTCGCTGCGGTGTTGGGTGTGTGTCCAGCGCTGCGTCCACGCCAGCGGCTGGCCGCTGTCCGGTTCTAGGTCCCGAGTCTGCGGGTCCGGCGGCGTCGGGATCAACTCGTAAAGCTGATTGTTCAGCACGATTTCCTTCGCCGAGGCCGTCGCGGTGTTCAGCAGCCCGACCTTGGTCAGATAGTCCGGATGCTGGCCGTGCTCGCTCGTCCACTCCTCGACTGCCTGCTCCCCCAGCTCGGCCGCCAGCTCGGCGATCTGGCGGCTCAGCGTCGCCGCGGTCTTGTCCAGGAAGCCCTGCCGTTGCCCCGGTGTCCAGTCCGGTGGCAGCGTCAGATGCTCGGCGTAGACCTGCGCCACGATCTGCGCGATCTCGGGACTGGTCACCGCCACCCTCCTCGTCGAAGAGGCTGAACAAATCCGGCTGTTCAGCGTCTTTGGGTTTGCGGGCCATATTGTCCTCACCGTGTCGTCGGGGCGGCGCGCGGGGGCGGTGGTGCGCCGGAAAGTCATGAGCGTGCGAGCGCGGCCAGGGCGCTGACGGCGATCGAATCGCGCTGCCGTGGCATCAAGCCGGCGGCTCTGCGCAGGGCGCTGCTCAGCAGTGGGTCCGGGCACCGCTGCGCGACCGACACCCATCCCGGGTGCGACTGACCGTCGGGCTCCGATGCCGGGCTGCCCAGCACGTCGCGGACAGTGGCCAGATCGGCGAACCCGACGTTGTCGTGCGCTGTTGATAGCAGAACCGCTGCCAGCGGAGAGACCGCATAGGACTGCCAGAGGTCGGTGCCACCGGCGCTGGTGTCGGCATCGATCAGTAACTGCGCGGCAGTGACTGCCTCAGTGGCCGTTCGGATTTCGATCATGTTGCAGTGAGCCCTTTCGTCTACGGTGCAAACTGTGAGGCCGCCGACCCGGTGCCGGGACCAGGCCCGGACGGGAACGACGAGAGCATGTCGGCGGTCATGGCGAACATCCCGCCGATCACCTGCCCGACCATCCACACCAGGACAGCCAGCGCGACCAGGAGCCCACTGAGCCACGGGCCGCGACGGGGCTTCACCAGTCACCGCCCGTGGGCGAGGGAACGATTGCGCCGGTGCACGACGACCACGGGAACAAGGCCAGCACCAGCATCCAGCCGACATCGGCGAACTGGCGATCGTCGAGCCGGGATACCGAGCGCAGACTCTCCTGCAGCTGCTCGTCGTCGGTGATGTCGCGGGCAGCGCGAGCCCATCGCTCCCGGTGCGCCAGGGCCCTGATAATCCAGTCCACCCGGCTACCGGCATCGGCTCGGCGTGCGGTGTACAGCCACCCCGCCAAGGGTGCGCTCGCCAGCGGCTTCCAGCGCTGCCAGGCGCCGCTCTCCCATGGGGCCAGGAGGACCTCGGCCACCTCGCGTGCCTGTGCGGGAGTCGCGATACGGGCGATGCGTTCCTCGAGGTCCTCGACGGACAGTGAGGCGCCAGCGGAGGGATGCTTGAGCGTGCGAACTGTGCAGTGCATGGTGTCTGACCTCGTTGTGTCGATGGTTGGCGGTGGTGAAGCCAGCTCCCAGACCGGCCGGGTGCCCACGGAATTGGCGCCGCGATGCACCAGTCCTTTGCGTTCCAGCGCCACCAACACCGCGTAGACCCGCTCGATGACCACGGGTTGGCCGCCGGGCTGGTCGAGTGCAGCCCGCAGCTCCGTCGTCGTCGACGGGCCGGTCTGTCGGGCCAGCGCGTCGAGAACCCGCACCTGCAGTCCTGCGGCCTGCTTAATGCCCCATGCGCGTCCAGTGGCCGGTTCAGCGGTCACCAGCGCCGGCGAAGTCACCGGTCCCCCCGCATGGACTCCATCGCCTTCTGGTGGCGCGCGGATACGCGCTCCCACACCGACTGTCGGCCCGCCGTGCTGGCGCGGCCGCGACCGTAGCGGGCTGCGATGAACCTTTCGACCTGCTCGTCGTAGAGCGGAATGAATTCCGACCAGTCGACCAGTTCCGTCTCGACGCCCGGTGTTCCCCTGACGAGAAGGCGGCCCCTGTCCTTATTGGCGGGCAACAGCCTTCGGTAATCGAGAGTGCTATCGGTGTGGGAGGACAGTGTTTTCGCGCCTGATGCCTGATCGAAAGACTCCGAGCGGCGGGTGGTCTGCAGGCTCCACTCCTCGGCGCGGCGCAGCATCTCCATCTCCGGGGCGCCGAACAAGATCAGCGCTGCCGGGAAAATGTCGCGCAGCTCGTTGGCGTAGGCGCTGCCGTACACGGTGTCGAACTGACTCGATGCTTGCACGGCCAGAAGCAGATTCACTCCGAGGCCACGACCCTCACCGACGTGGCGCCGAAGCGCTGGCATCGGGGCGACGTTGGCGGCCTCGTCGATGACGATGAGCAGCCGGTGCATCATTTCCTTGCGGGCGGTCTTGGCGCGCCACAGCTTCACCAGGTTTTCCAGCAGGGTGACTGCGGCCCCGGCGATGGCGCCCTCCGGGGAGGACAGCACGTACAGCGTCGCGTCAGGATCGTCGAGAAAGTCGGCGCGAAACGCGTCGGGCTGATTGCCGCGCAGCGACAGCCGCATCCACGGCATGACCGCTTTGCGCATCGTCAACGCGATGCTGTCGCGCTGCTTGGGGTCCATGTTGAGGGTGCGGCGCAGCGCGTTGTAAAACAGCGGAAACTCCTGCACCGCAACGGCTGCCATCTGCCATCCCGGTTCGACGGGCAGCTTGTCGTCGTCCCATTCCATGTTGTCGACGGCCAGCAGGACCCAGTCCATCCCCTCGCCGTTGAGGGACGCCGCGAACAGCATCGCCGCAAGCGGGCCCTCGGTGTTGGACTCCCAAATCCCGGCATCCGACACCGAATCAGCACCGGAGCCCATGCCCACAGCCGACATCTGCATCATCGTGTTCGCCGCTGTCACTGCCTGATCAGGGGTAGTGATCATCTTGGTGGGATCGAACGACATCGACGTCACGCCGGGATAGGTCGCGTCATAGTCCGGGCGCAGGTCGATCAGCGCCGACGGACCGTAACGGCGTTGTGCCACAAGCTGAAACAGGTCATCCTTGGAGCTGACCACCACCGCCGGGCCACCCCACAAGACGGTCGCGGGGGCCAGGACGCTGCGGGTCTTGCCGGTGCCGGTGGGGGCGGAGACCAGCACCATCGGACCGGACTCAGCGACCTTGCGTTGGCCGGTGCCCGGCTCGCGCACGAAGCCGCAGAACGGTGTGGGGGGCGGCCTGTAGGTCATCGGTTCTTCCTCTCGTGGCTGTCGCGGGTGATCGGGGTGCGTTCACCCGGTTCCGGGGTGGGATAGGTGTCGAAGATTCCGGGCAGCGTGAGGTCATCGGGCTCCAAACCGAAGTCGACGCTTTCCGCCGCTGGCGGCGGCCGCATCGGCCACCAGTCGCGCGACCCGTCCACGGCGAGCCAGCCTTCGAGGATTCCGTAGATGCCCGCGGCCAACGCCGTGGCCGGCAACTGGCCCAGCACCCA is a window encoding:
- a CDS encoding AAA family ATPase, which codes for MEEPTPATDLGSAADFPASTEVLVPSGSKARARANIAAIELVHRLQAAERPATPSEQRVLAAWSGWGAVPEVFDPRNDAYTAERERLRELLTREQYRQAEASILNAHYTDPAVVATVWEALRRAGFSGGRVLEPGCGSGHFIGHAPTDAVLVGVENDPITAAIAAALYPSAQIRHEGFETTRVPENSFAATVGNVPFGRFVVHDPAHNAARHSIHNHFINKALALTAPGGYVAVLTSRYTLDATSDTARRDIAERGELIGALRLPSQAFSRVAGTEVVTDLLVLRRRTEPIDLRTDGPLWLDTARIALDGLERDTAAPIAINAYFHENPHHVLGTMTVGHGLHGSPNLAVQGATGAELAAQLSDRLTEVIDAAVLRGAGLTATAADLTVVSTQHFDPGLITPADQGEHTALYTLRYNAENRRIEYWSGHSWDVHDTPKTLVAETRELIALRDAANSLIVSQRDGRPAAERDQLRGHLNHLYDSYVRRHGPINRFTWVRPKEVTQERHDAKVAAAEAKWRAKEGEPGKPYRGPVPAELLDKWDTDAWTAPAPYKKRRHLDGGMRHDPGWAVVSSLEIFDETTGQARKAEIFSTDLVSKRAELLRASGPEEALAMSLDRARRVDLDMIAGLLDVDTATARDLLAGLVYPDLDDPDELVPATTALSGNVRQKLAAAITAAQANPIYRDYVAALREVMPPDRTAEEIRVRPGAPWIPAEIVAQFAQETFGLASVTAEHIGGRWVVDVPAHKRFGRLMTETWGLPRKGADAVSLLDALCNSRSVVINDDTGVLDVEATFAAQAKATKISEEFSRWVFATEARREPLVAEYNRRFNSLRAPRYDGSRLSLPGLSDNFVPHFYQRNAVARIISEPTVLLDHVVGAGKSGTMFMGAMELKRLGLVRQPWIVVPNSIIDQVGREAKQWYPAANVLLGSAATTAEGRRRLIAQSAASDWDMVIIPESAFTAIGVSDRLRADYIDDQLDTLRTQLEDAASDRSKKAIERALKATKERLERLTAQDAKDTGLSFENSGCDYLFVDEAHYYKNLQRVCNITELNCTNSAERAEDLALKLRVLRDRRREEAKAAGMPAHRVVERVATFATGTPIANSLGELWVMQTYLRPDLLEAAGVADLGDWGAAFTATHTTVEVNSTGTKLRPVTRVGKFTNLPELLALSSVYSDVVTRDQVPVELPPLIGGQRRAVVLQPDIEVIDFIADLGYRADHLDAKAPQRDNILKIANDGRNASLDPRLAHLDAPTASRAAAVAEEMMRTYRANLDREYRHPRTGEPMPTRGCLQVAFCDRGTPSKDPEHFTIYAAIKDELVARGMPADRIRFVHEARKAHEVGLLREQCINGEVAVLIGSTEKMGTGWNIQPRLAALDHVDVPWRPADLEQREGRVLRQGNQNLDGVEIRTYVTEGTYDTVMWQKVQAKSLFIEQVRRNEVSDTEIEDLSGGDIGAAAAETKALATGDPRYLRQVELDEHVRRLQALERAHYEAIRRRDWLVETHERTIPHKERELAELRPFAERAAALAAAKSAPAVSVGGHTTSENAVTAERLAAACRQAFLAGRDSGASRYTPLGATVDGVELLAARDLTHDSLLLRLATPSRITEVKKDDLMATAAEASGAKSRGLLTRVENLYLDLPRLQATMISELDQDRAELADLLANPPAPFEHTAELTDRQAELATLTLELRLAAESPEAKAKAHAAQERMAARGREPGWSLLHNPTPYVVEQAGFRSARELREAVRDRELRAAVAVAERPQSPATSKEDLMVLRAEVDFVEAAGARSPATVYPPPAGDRTWQELDEPARAVVETITASMQSVHVLTVGADADKHAPLAAISAAVTGRGKNVLAMPATETATAFAEHHTYAGRATDPATTRTRIDNGQWTIPPGNLLIIDDADHLDPAQLRYFTEHAGRSNTKLLLVHTPTESRTPAHSLIDALADNLPWAQKLGTPDTDRATALDRAHTHLTEHEPVTTEDRDAAELLARRDTLRDTYRTQFKPRLHTHDHSREHTRDHGLEL
- a CDS encoding type IV secretory system conjugative DNA transfer family protein is translated as MTYRPPPTPFCGFVREPGTGQRKVAESGPMVLVSAPTGTGKTRSVLAPATVLWGGPAVVVSSKDDLFQLVAQRRYGPSALIDLRPDYDATYPGVTSMSFDPTKMITTPDQAVTAANTMMQMSAVGMGSGADSVSDAGIWESNTEGPLAAMLFAASLNGEGMDWVLLAVDNMEWDDDKLPVEPGWQMAAVAVQEFPLFYNALRRTLNMDPKQRDSIALTMRKAVMPWMRLSLRGNQPDAFRADFLDDPDATLYVLSSPEGAIAGAAVTLLENLVKLWRAKTARKEMMHRLLIVIDEAANVAPMPALRRHVGEGRGLGVNLLLAVQASSQFDTVYGSAYANELRDIFPAALILFGAPEMEMLRRAEEWSLQTTRRSESFDQASGAKTLSSHTDSTLDYRRLLPANKDRGRLLVRGTPGVETELVDWSEFIPLYDEQVERFIAARYGRGRASTAGRQSVWERVSARHQKAMESMRGDR